TGCTAAAGACTCAAAGAAATCTCGAAAGAAGAAGACAAAGCGCACCGTTCTGTTGCGTGTCAAGGCTGCCAATGACCTCCAGGATAAGAAGGGTCGCTTCAAAAAATACGACATTTGGGCATCTAGTTTGCAAGAGGAAACCTTAACAGAAAATATGCGAGGCATTGGGGTCAGGCATGATATACGCTCCGATAGGAATGTAGAGAACTACGATTATACCCTGAAGTATCGACTTAACGGAGAGAATTCCCTCAAACGAAGACTGTCCACTTCGAGTGACGAGCACTCGGAGAATGACTTTCACCAGCAAGCCAAACGTTCTCGTGCCGGAGGTGTTAAAAGTCGTCTGGGACAAAGATCACATCGACCATCTGAGAGTAGTTCGGAATACAACGAACCACGACACATTGTAGATCTAGAGGAACCTGTGGTGGGAAGGCCACCTCTCGAAATCGCCAGAGAAATGGCTAACAAGTTGTTCGAGGAGAAGGATGAGTTGTTAGGTGCGAAAATCTAAGAGAGACCTTGAGACAATTgtaatccaattaaattttgtatttcttgttttCAGTGAGGATAGTTGAGGTCATCGGCCCCGACCTGGCCGTTGAAATGTTCAAAGAAACACAACGAATTGAGCGCGATGGTGGGATGATGATTTTGGTAAGTGTAGACGCATAATATAGTCTCCTCGTCTAGATGGGTTTTTAATCGTTTCCAATGATAGAACGGCAAACGACGTCGCACACCAGGTGGGGTGTTCTTTTTCTTGCTGAAAAATCACGACCGCATCACTCCAGACGAGATGAAACTCATTTTCTACGATGAGCGGCAAGCGGCAAATAGAACCCAGAAAGAGATTCAAGCGTTAAAACGCCATCGCAAAGTGGAAGAGCTAAAGAAACGACTCAGTGCCAAAGAGAAAAATCTTCCAGTTTTAGTTTCTCGCAAAGAAGTCTATCTTGGTTCGGAACTAAAAGCAGAACTCAAATCAACCTGTAAGTCACTAGTACCTCCATCAAGGTGTGCCtttgttcttattttgatttctttgtttatttttttaaagtgtcgAATCCGCCACCATCACCGGTAGGTCATGAGAATAGCCCCGATTACAAGTCACATGCCATTAACGAAGTGTGTGGCGAACCAAGTCCCGAGAAACCATCAACATCGAAGGACATTCCCACAGATCCGGAACTCCTGACCTATGACGATGACTTTCTCGATGTCAATTGTGGTGACATggactttttctaaaaacaaacaaaacacgaaatacCAAATCAATCTCGTAGGTAGAACCATGTAAATGAATTAATATTGTATTCTTGAATTGCAAGAACGAAGCTCTTGCtttaaggtttttagtttttaaacgaaaattgtattaaaaaaatagtaaacaagTAAACGACGCATTGCACTTTTTATAAACTTCTTAGctaaatataaattaagaagctttaaattttatattaaaatatatttaaaaaaaataaataaaactattggCGACTTGTTAAGATATAAATGGTAAAAAGATGCATATAACTATacttaaagtaaagtaaagaaaatttaatattatttgtaaaaaaataaataaaaaacaataaaacataaaaagcgCGATTcgatgtaaaagaaaaaagatgttttagttaatttttttaaagaaaataacagatttttaagattttcctAAAGTTGCCAAGAAAATGAAGACTGGCAATCTTATTTCGTTAGGGTTAGCGGCAACCCTGGGAAAGTTGCaagcaacaaaatttattgaacacaaatatttttgtattgaaacagcttcatttaatgattttaaatgctACAAGTGtcattttaattaactttttagacttttttgaaAGTGAGTGTGAAAAAATGACAGTTCTTTGAAAAAAGAAGATTCGAAAACaaccattattttttgtattctaatttTGATAAGTTGTTtcctttcttatttatttttgacacatTTTCTATGACAGAAATGTCAAATCTGACAGTCAATTggtatgatttttttgtttttgaagaagggaaacttttaaaatgtttgcaagTTTTACGTTAACCATCACAATcgtcaaattcaaaaaagtattcATTTGGGATCATAGATTCGGAAAACATTTCAAcattaatttacaaatattgggcaggttcagacaacataagggacttcatttgcagtcaactactTTCTATGaccgtacattttgaccaaggcaacaaGTTTGTCGGTAAAGTGTCACattcggaactttacttcacccTAAACCTCTAGTTTCAGTTGATCGTTTAGAGactatttaaaatatgaataaaacttCTCAGGAAAAGTACAAGTCCATCTCGACTCGTTTATTGTACATTAAATAATTTACCAATTTGATAAGgaacatttttacataaaagATACAATAGAATTACGTAtgaagaatataaataaatcacaaagtAATAAAGctcagcttttagttgaataaaaaaacatgatcaactgtcatcttgacatttctggactaactttcaaatcaattttccaatgaaattgggcaggttcacACGACTTaaaggacttgaaagttaggcatgtttctattatctgattggaagacaatttttggcagctggtcaaTCAAACTTGACTTACTTGTCAGATGGACTAATCCttcaaataaatgcaaaaattgcTAGTGGAATAAGGggagctttaatttttaattattatttaaaatactatcatttctttttatttatgataatattggtatggttccATTATGTGTGCAACAAAATATAGGCCAAATGGCAGCCACCACCTCGATGGCACAACTTCATCCGATTGTCCAAATTGTGTATGATGATGCTGAGACATAATTAAGGTTTTATGCCgttaatggctgcgttcaatctcagacagttAGGGTATccagatacctttttgttagggTTTTACGtctaaaataacagctgatcaaaaaccgctgagatgtcaaaaaaggtatcTGACAGatcagctgattcaacacatggttgaatttcaagaaacttgaaaatggatttcaatttcagctttttgtacttgttggtaaacaaaaagatacaaaatgttagttgaagttgtattttagGATTTTCTGTACATAacagacgatgaagaagctatatGCCTCctaattttagaaggtaattatgatctctttttgtaaacttcaaaattgacatattttcttctcgttttgtagatgaccaatttgctaggtcttacCTCCGGTCTAGTGTTCAGCATTCTAAAGTTGAAGAACTTCACTCTGTTCTATTAAATGGTTTATCtaacacaaattttgacttcaaagcttaaatgtttctctgctttttgtgaacagctaaaagttgtttttattttttgacagttatgTCAATAccgctatccaactcgttcaacaaggtatcttaaaatccacctatccaagacaCACTATCctacacgagattgaacgcagtcaATGTCATAACTAACGCTACTTGTTCTTCTATAGCCTAAGCGGAAATACAATGAAACTTCTGACACTTGATTTCTGTCGTaagtgtttattttgtaaaacgttattttaatttctcaatGTCATAGTTGACGATATAAGAGACCTGATTGTAAGGAAAGTTTCTAATatgtaatataataataagttaGTCTAGTTAAATCTCCCTTACTAtgaagtcaagtctacttctgtcaaaatatcagttgatcatgtttttaaaatcaattgaagACAGAACTTCTTAACTCTGCAAtttattttacacaattttattgaaagttttattgaaaagtatTCTTGCCATTTTAGAAAAGGAATATGAACCTTTTCTTTTCAATACAAAGTACAACTTTTGATAGACGTGTAACCTGTGTAAGGAGTTTTTCTGCAGGAAAGAGATAGTCAAGTGAAgttcttaatttgaaattaatgacaCCTGCAAAAATCAACTAGTTGCCTTATGTTGTGTGAAGATTCTGTGACATCTAGAATGACTTTTTTTGTGCGGAACAAacgtaattttaatataaagccTGCAAATGTCGTTTTTCATTTGGCTCTTTTCAAAATGTGTGAAAAATTAGAGAAATTTGATTCAGCTTTTGAAATAAGCATCGAAATCGGTAGCACTCACTTTTGTATCTTAATTTTGCtcagttttttattgaaataaaaacaaaaaatttattttgaataattttgattttgaaattaataactttGAAAATCTACTGCAAATTCATATCTATGTTCAAAATGACAATCGTCAGAATGAAAAAAGTATTCATTTAAGAACCCAGATCCTCTCTCTGATCAATTGCAGTATTGTTCATTTAAATATGGACTGCCAGGAACTGACAGTTAATGTCATCACTTACGCCATTATTAGGTTAAGCGGAGATATTGTAAAACTTCTGACACTTAATTTCTACAGTATGTGTTTTAATTCTGTACACATCtactttgattttttaagatctaGTTATGTCCATAGCATCCAAATAAAAAcgagataaataataaaaaaggctTTGTTGCAAGAAAATAGTTCAAAGAGTTTTCCGGTGAGGAGCGTTGTTGTAAatatttgggcagctgtcacttttgacaatGTTAACTTACAATTATACAAATTCAGTACAAAAATATCGAACATTATGTCATAATGTCctcaaaattaaagtaaataatttttcgtGAAGCACCATCTCAGTCGGCAATATTAATAGAGGTATAAAGCAGAAACATTGAGCTTGGACAAGTCAATGATGTGAAGAATGAAAACCACTTTTGTCCCGTCAACAACTGAGAATatagttgttttgtttgttgattgaGCCATAGACTTCAGAATAAGACTTTACTCAAACGACAGTACAACGGTTGATCGTATCCTCACTGAATgggaaatgaaaagaaaaaccatAAGTCTTTCTTAACAAGCATAATTTTCGTATGGTTGGTAGTTTTACACAAAAGTTTGCGTAAGCACCCTAATACATTTCGTTAAATACTCTATAATTAaatcagctgtcaaaatgacagtaaaCCAtgctttttcattcaactgaaagttgaactttatttttctatgattttcttattttctgaccaattttatttaaggttttgtGGAAAAGGGTTCCTTATTAAATTCGAAAAGATATAAgtaatatattcttaaaaaaatacaaatgttgattGACATGTAGCATTGTATATACATAGTttagtcccttatgttgtctgtaCCTGCGTATTTTcactcacaaaaataaaaaaaaagtaaatttttaaaagatgccaaaaagaggctgggatgtgacccacactgataacttcctaagTATCAACAACAGtaatttctgtgaaattaaaaaaagtttgaaaaggtatttgagtcgaaagtaaattttaccaagttttagtattgtttttttgttaggtttcaattttttgtaaaaaacctgttaattagatttttccaaaattttactgaatgttgacaactatattttttaaaagataaaagtagtttaaagccaatatcttaaagtttaaaaatgatatttgagtcgaaactcaattattaccaactttctgcatctttcgtccttattatctttttaacaaaatttatttgaagttcatatttcttctcgttcttgagctatggacagcaaaaaacgtcgcaaacgtacacacgcacgcacagacatctttctaaaaatattttatttcgactctagggaccttgaaacgtcgagaatgtcaaaatgtttattttgacaaatcggaactaTTATAATAACTATGGGAAGTGATTAagttagtttaaagctaattggaaaaaaaattgtggatttcatatttaaacaattgAGAAATTCTAGTAATTAAAAGTCACAATGCAGTTCGCTTAAATTTATCCTTAATGATATTTTATGACCAGAACTGCATACTATTAAAGTGGATAAcgtttattttcaataagatgGCGCTAAAACTCGCACAAGGACAACAAAATCACATTATTAGAAGAGAAGTTTTCTGACCGTGTTATTTCCCGAAGAGGTGATCACAATTATCTACAGACACAGAGACGTTgtacaacaaatttattttttctttcgacCTGTCCATTTGACTGATATCATTTTAAGAACATACTTCCTccgtacaaataaataaacttatattACTTTTgctaataattgattttttaaacatcaacatgaaaaaccctttaaaaaatCAGTTGACAGTTGGTTAATTTCTAGCTGTCAATAGAGTGACATGTCTAGGTAATCTCATGATATTCCAATTTTTTCAACGAAACAAGAGAATTTAACGCTTTTCTGGAAGAAACAGAGGTACTTTAGaaaattccaataaataaataagtaagcaATGGAGTCATTGTCTCAAATCCTATCAAAGTGTAATCATACCatttgaaaagaacaaaaagaaaacaaatactgGGAAATTTTCAACAACACAACTTTTCTGTTTCCccttaaaagttggtacaactgCTGTTTGGATTTTGGTGGTGGAGTGAAGAACTTCTATTCCTCGTAGTTGTAGAGGGAACTTTcgcattaaaataaaagtcaacTGCCTACGGaatgtaattcatttttttttccattcttaaatgaattaaaaatcaaaataactatTTTCCAATTTGCGTCTTCTTGTTGTCCATGTGAAATATCAAAGTGAACGCGTTAGAGTGCCATATTACCTGTTGAGAGTTGAATCcgatatttatttttgcactAAGAAATGAGAAAAACTCGATCCCAGACTCAGGCGGAAAATGGCCCTTCCGCTTCTACAAGGAGTACTCGTGCCGCTGCATCGTCAACGAAAACTACaacgtcgtcgtcctcgtcctcgACGTCTTCAGCTAGGGAAAGGGATcaagataaaaatgaaaatccgTTTGCAGCGGCAGCGGCCGCCGCATCACCAAATCCACCGCTAACAAATAATCAAGCAAATCGCCAAACGATAGAACTTGATCCTGCCAAATTAAAGGTAAGTGATAACATTTTGCAAGAACGCTTAATTTAGGTTCTTGAATATCGAGCGGTATCGGTCTGTCAGTCGGGTCGGGTCGGGACGGTCATCATAACTCATCATAGCGCGTCCCATTGCCTTTGCGTTAAGCCTTTGCCATTGCCATTATCAAATCAccacaaatcaaatcaattgtCATCcatttgtcaaaaatatgaaTTGTGTTCCCTGTAAGGTGCTACTGCGCCAAAATTgggaaatttcaattatttttcattggTTTTGTGTCCATCAAAAGgggattttctttttgaatctaGTGTTGGGATAGGCAGTGGACGGTGGGTCCGTTTAACTGGAATTcagatttgaatttgaaatattttatcacGTGCCAATTACAAAATCCGATGAACTATTTGCGGATAGATTCGGGGTGATGCTATGGCATTCAAAACGGGTATGGAATGCAATAAATAGGATGCTCGAAtgtgtcaattttgacatttctagcttgctaaaaatgtcaagaattatataaatgtcaaaaattacatCTGTTTCTTTCGACAGCTACTTAGTCGATGGATTCTATAATCGTTGTGATAGTTatgttaattttgatttttagtttttcaagtatttttaaacttggaactttacttcactaatctctaccttcagttcatcgtacaaaaactaccaaaaacattattgtctacaaaacgaCCATCAGGCAGGCTACACGTCCATCaggttttgtattttctatttgtttattgaaatattgcttatttcttttccaatctGACAAGGACCCCTTTtacaaacattaaatggaattttgcagaaaataaatagatCATAGAGTAAAAAAgctcagctttcagttgaatgagaaaacatgatcaattgtcattttgacagaattagacttgacttgaaagttaggaCTTAGGacgatttttcttgactaattttCCAGTCatctttccaataaaattaccttaattggaaggtacaTTTTTGGCAGCAGTTACAAAAGACTTGTATAACTTTCTAGTTCCTTAAATCGTCTAAACCTGCCAAATGGCAAATGTTTGTGCAACTGTTTACACCAGATTTATTTCGAGCTAACGGCTAAGCCAatgcttaaatatttataatagcttttgtaaaattttaaatgattacttccaataaatgaataattgaattgaatttgaataatttgacctttcattattttatttacctaaattttattaaaataattgaggCGACTCGTTTTGACATCTCATCCCTTAAGTTCggttcgatttttattttacaacttaaataaaacgctaaaacgtcaaaatggatgcgttcaatctcagacagatagggtattcggatatctttttgtttagtgttttacgtgtaaaataacagctgatcaagaacagctgagatgtcaaaaaaggaatccaaaggtatccaaaaatttctggggtatggaggtatctgacagaacagctgatcaacacatggttgaatttcaagaaacttgtaacttgatttcagctttttgtatttcttggtaaacaaaaagatacaaaatgttagttgaagttgtatttgaggatgttctgcacatcaaatcaaatggggtggcgcaacagtccgttgtgaaccagggcctagtgacttacaactctcaaccattcctgtgtgcgagtactgttgtcaggaatggaagggacctacaattttaggccgaacccgaacggctagtttgagaaagcactttttcatgacaagaattactcttgaaggatttgtcaattcctcaaaagaggcagtacccgcgaaaattaatttttttttaaattaaggtggcacaggcagggattgaacccaagaccccttgcatgatagtccaacgcactaaccatcatgccacgggtactgttCTGCACATAATAGACGATAAAATGAGATCGAAATTCTTCCGAACTATATCtaggtattgtcacttcataatagtcctcgtttctgttaggatagttttctgttaaatgtaaatcgtttaaaaccagAGATATcgcaattaaattattaatcgttaatcgtatagaattccaattgagctaagaggaaatttaacatagatgacagattaaggttatctcttgtttattaaattgtaacgcaactatcaattcatcatcgtccgtgGAATCAGTTTAATTgtccattaaatgttttgtattaCAACAGTTCTCTGTTTTTGTAAACAGCtggaagttgtttttattttttgaccgCTAACTCAATAGAGCTATCGAAcgcgttcaacaaggtatctaaaaatcctcctatccaagataccctattcAACACGAGATTGAGCCCAGTCAATGAGTGCCCTCGGATAATGGAACAAACTTTGtgacatttgacaaatcgaaagCTAATAATTCCGATTTCTCAAAATTCGTTGCTTAACTTTTAAACTTAAGTTGATATATTTTCCAAGTTTATAGATATTTCTTAGTTCTTAgatatgtcttttcaaaaagacACAGAATGTCtagtttttgttatcaaaattctgtaaaattataaattatagatTATTCACttatgtttttaagatttttgagacaaatcgaaAGTTTTCTGATTCAGCTTTAcaaagttacttacttacttgcttaaggtggcgctacagtccgtgtgaactagggcctcacccaacaaacttcttcatctagtctccagtttcgcgctccaagttgttgaggtcaccttccacttgtgcgcgccacctgatccgcggtcttcctctactgcgctgtcctgtgggtgtctATTCGAAGATCTTAGTACTGCTAGAAATAAAGTTTCGTataattttaagggccgatgttgattttgaataaaacacaaattaattagggagttattgtcatttctttttattatgataatatttgtatggttcaattatgtatggaaAAAGCTAACGACCAAATGGCCTTCATCCGATCGTTCAAATTTATGGATGACGCTGAGGCACAACTAACGTTCTATTCCGTTAATCTTTAAGCCCTTTAATTGTTGTTGGCTTATTCCTATTAAACTTCCAATTTCGGCCGTAAtaagttcgttatcatctcacgatgGCGAACACCGTTCTGCCTGACCGGAAtattttttggacaaaataTGGGccgatgatgccaccagcccataaaccgcaccaaacagtcactgtgggtgcattggtttttcgacaatcactcttTCGTCCAAAGGCGGCAATTCTGCTTTTTGACGAATTCATTTAGGTGtaaatgtgcctcatcactgaatatgattttcttctaaaattgaTCATCttctgttgccatttcttgccaccattcggACCATTGACGACGCGGACGCTTCAAATGGTCAAGAAGCTTAAGTTGTTGAGTTAATTGCAATTTGTAAGtgtgtaaatgcaagtcttacataatgttcatcaacgatTAGAGTGAGAGGGAAATTGTTGGGAAACTGTTCAAACATTCTCTGGCCTTTAAAGTATGACttcatacaaaatgtttaacttcTGCTGACATAAATTTAAGAGTAGAAATTTAATGAATCGATTTTTAAGGATGCTCTTACAGTTTCTATTGTAAGTGTTTCGACAAGGAAAATGAGaagttttgcttttatttctaagaatattaagtatccaaatatttaattttccttCTCAGAAA
This window of the Eupeodes corollae chromosome 3, idEupCoro1.1, whole genome shotgun sequence genome carries:
- the LOC129949736 gene encoding phosphorylated adapter RNA export protein, which gives rise to MMDQESLKPFDDDLEDGELSDSDEGYTPLPRPGTTSTSSEPIDSIPPQITPNVPVKMEEAIEDSPSDFGPTTSSSSDSDDCLKLGGVGDNAKDSKKSRKKKTKRTVLLRVKAANDLQDKKGRFKKYDIWASSLQEETLTENMRGIGVRHDIRSDRNVENYDYTLKYRLNGENSLKRRLSTSSDEHSENDFHQQAKRSRAGGVKSRLGQRSHRPSESSSEYNEPRHIVDLEEPVVGRPPLEIAREMANKLFEEKDELLVRIVEVIGPDLAVEMFKETQRIERDGGMMILNGKRRRTPGGVFFFLLKNHDRITPDEMKLIFYDERQAANRTQKEIQALKRHRKVEELKKRLSAKEKNLPVLVSRKEVYLGSELKAELKSTLSNPPPSPVGHENSPDYKSHAINEVCGEPSPEKPSTSKDIPTDPELLTYDDDFLDVNCGDMDFF